A stretch of DNA from Serinibacter arcticus:
CACACCCGTCAGTGTCGAACACAGGTTCGACTCGCGTCAAGACGGCTAGGATTCCGGGGTGGCTCGTCGCCGTCAGCTCCCCGCCCACCTGCCCGAGGGGCAGCGGTCCATCGACACCGGAACGGTCGAGCTCGAGGGCGATCCCGACCGCCCCGGCGGCGTGATGGTCTACGTCAACGGGGTCGAGTCCTCCTACGTGGACCTCGACGACCCCCGCCACCTCGAGTTCGAGTACATGCAGCAGATGCTGCTGGCGATGGAGGACGTGCTCGCCGACCCGGCGCCGCGCATCCTCCACCTGGGCGGCGCGGCCTGCGCCTTCGCCCGCACCATCCACGCCCTGCAGCCGCAGGCGCGCCAGCTCGTCGTCGAGCTGGACGGGGCCCTGGCCCGCTTCGCGCGCGAGTGGTTCGACCTGCCCCGCTCCCCCGCGCTGCGGATCCGGGTCGGGGAGGCGAGGGAGAGCCTCGAGGCGATGGCCGGCTCGTGGGACGTCGTCGTGCGGGACGCGTTCGCCGGGGCCCGCGTCCCCGAGCACCTCACGACCGTGGAGTTCCTCGCGCACGTCGAGGCGCACCTCGCCCCCGACGGCCTCTACCTGGGCAACCTGGTCGACACCCCGCCCCTGCCCGTCGCCCGTCGGGAGGTCGCGACGGCGCGCGAGGTGTTCGCCCACGTCGCGCTCGCCGTCGAACCCCCGATCCTCAAGGGGCGCCGCTTCGGCAACCTCGTCGTGGTGGCCTCGCAGCAGCCCCTGGACGAGGCGAGGCTGACCCGCCGGCTGCTGGCTCTGCCCGCGCCGGTGCGCCTGGTCGTGGGCAAGGAACTCGACACCTTCGCCGGGACCGCGGCTCCCCTGCGCGACGGCGAGCCCGTCGTCGCCCCGGCACCGCTGCGGGACGGGCCGCCGCTGGACGGGGCGACGGCGGACGGTGCGACGGCGGACGGTGCGACGGCGGACGGTGCCGCCGTGGGCGAGCCCGTCGCCTGACGCGGCTCCGGGCAGCGGTACGGCCCGCCCCCCGGGGAGGGACGGGCCGTACGGCGAGGTCGCGTGGACCTGCGTGTCAGATCGCGTGGACGTTCTCGGCCTGCGGACCCTTGGGGCCCTGGGTGATCTCGAACTCGACGCGCTGCGCCTCCTCGAGCGAACGGTAGCCGTCGCTCTCGATGGCCGAGTAGTGGACGAAGACGTCGGCACCGCCGCCGTCCTGGGCGATGAACCCGTAGCCCTTCTCAGCGTTGAACCACTTGACGGTTCCCTGTGCCATCTGTGTCCTTCCGGGGACTGGTGGCCGCGACCCTGTGCCGCAGCCGTCGTGCTGCATCGATCCCCAACGCCGTGCTCGAAGAACGTCCGACAGTGAGAGAAGCTGTGTGCAACGTCTCTTATTCTGACAGACCGCGAGTGGCGCACGCCACTCGCCGCAGCGGTCTCACCGTCCGGCGGAGCCCCCGCCGTCGTCCTCGCGGTCGCTGTCTGCCTGCTCCGCGAGGAAGGCCTCGAACTGGGCGCCGAGCTCGTCGGCCGAGGGGACCTCGGTCGAGGCGAGCAGGCTGCGACCGGCTGCCTCCTGGAAGGCGTCGTACTGGTTCTCGAGGGCCTCGACGAGGGCGGCGACGTCGGGCGAGTCGGCGATCTGGCGGTCCACCTCGACGGCGACGACGGCGGCCGCCTCGTCCAGCGCGGAGGTGTCCAGCTCCTCCCCCGTCACCCGCGAGATGCTGCGGACGAGCTCGCTCGCCGCCGCGGGGTACTGGGCCTGGGCGAGGTAGTGCGGCACGTGGACGGCGAAGCCCATCGCGTCGTGGCCCCACTGCCCGAGCCGGTACTCCACCAGGGCGCTCGCGCTGCCCGGGATCTGCACGGTCCCGAAGATGTCGGGCTGCGGGTCGACGAGCTCCTCGCGGCTGGCGTGGGCCGTGACGCCGATCGGCCGCGTGTGCGGCACTCCCATCGGGACGCCGTGGACGCCGACGGTCGTGCTGACGCCGAGCCGCTCGACGATCTCCCGGACGGCGCGCGAGAACGCCTCCCAGCGGAGGTCGGGCTCGGGCCCGTGCAGGAGGAGGACGCCGCCCTGCGGCGTCGCGACGTGGTCGAGCGCGAGGACCGGGTCGTCGTAGTCCGTGTAGCGCGGGGAGGAGAAGGTCATCGTGGGACGGCGCGAGCGGTAGTCCATCAGCTCGTCGATGTCGAAGGTCGCCACGCGCGTCGTGGGGTGGCTGGCGAGCAGGTGCGAGGCGACGAGGGAGCCGGCGCTGCCGGCGTCCATGCCGCCGCGCATCGCGTGGACGAGCACGCTGGCACGCGCGCCGTCGAGCGTCGTCGGCACGTGGCGCGGACGCGAGACGTGCTCGGCCCCGAACACCACGTCGGCGACGGCGCGGTCGTCGGTCGCCGCCGTCGGGCGCGGGTCCGGGCCGGGAGCGATCTCCGGGGACGTCGCCCCGGGCGCCGCGGTGGCGTCGTCGCGCTCGGGTGCGACGGGAGTCCCGTCTCCACCGGGCCGCACACCGTGCTCGACCTCGTCCAGGTCCCACCGGTACATGCTGCTGGGTTCCATGCTCATTCCTCTCCGCGACGCGTTCTCGCGACCTGTGCTGTCTGGGCCAACGCGCGGTCGCCGAGGCGCATTCCCGGGGACCCTGTGGCGGCGGACCTGAGCGCGATGGGCGATACTGGACGGCCGGTCGAGGCGTGGGTGGCACGAGGAGGCTACGTGGACGGTCCCGGGGACCAGGGCGAGACGGATGTCGTCGCCGCCCAGCTGCAGCAGGAACAGCTCGTCGTGGACGACGTGTACGCGCGTCTGGACGCGCTGCGCGAGCAGGCGTCCGCCCAGCTCCAGCAGGTCCGCGCGACCAGCGTGGGCGGGAGCCACCAGGCCCGGTCCGAGCGCGACTCGTTCTCGACGCTGTACGCCGACCGCCTGGCCACCTACGACGCCGTCGAGCAGCGCCTGCTGTTCGGGCGGATCGACCTGCGCGAGGACGACGACGAGAAGCTGTCCTCGCGGTACGTCGGCCGCATCGGCCTGTCGGACGCCGACCACACCCCCGTGCTCACCGACTGGCGCGCGCCCGCGGCGCGACCGTTCTACCAGGCCACGGCCGCCCGCCCCGGCGGCGTCGTGCGCCGTCGTCACGTCGCCACCCGCGGTCGCGTCGTGACGGGGATCGAGGACGACGTCCTCGACGTCGACCAGCTCGACGACGACACGCGCGCCGGCCTGGCCGGCGAGGGTGCGCTGCTCGCGGCCCTCGGCGCCCACCGCACCGGCCGCATGCACGACATCGTCGCGACGATCCAGTCCGAGCAGGACGAGATCATCCGCTCCGACGTCGAGGGCGTCCTGGTCGTCCAGGGCGGACCCGGCACCGGAAAGACGGCCGTCGCCCTGCACCGTGCCGCCTACCTCCTCTACGCGCACCGCGAGCGGCTGGCGCGCTCGGGCGTGCTGATGGTCGGCCCGTCCGACGCCTTCCTCACCTACATCGAGCGCGTCCTGCCCGCGCTCGGCGAGACCGGCGTCGTCTCGACGACGATGGCCAGCCTGCTGCCCGACGTCGTCGCGTCGGCGCCGGAGGACCCCGCCGTCGCGCGGGTCAAGGGCCGCGCCGCGATGGCCGGCGTGATCTCCCGTGCCGTGGCCGCCCGGCAGCGGGTGCCCGCCGAGACGATCACCGTGCGCGTCGGCTCCCACGAGCTCGAGATCCGGCCCGACGACGTGGCCGCCGCCCGGTCGCGGGCGCGCCGCGCGCACCAGCCGCACAACGGTGCCCGCACCGTCTTCGTGCGCACCATGCTCAGCACGCTGGCCCGCCAGTACGCCGCCCAGCTCGGCAGCGACGTCTCGGGCGAGGACCTCGCCGGCATCACGGAGGACATCCGGTCCGAGCGGGACGTCCGCGTCCACCTCAACCTCGCCTGGATGCCGCTGACGCCCGAGGGCCTCGTGCGTGACCTGTGGTCCAAGCCCCACCGTCTCCTCGAGGCCGCGCCGTCGATGTCCCGGGCCGACCGGGCGCTGCTGCAGCGCGACCGCGGGGCGCCCTGGACCGAGGCGGACGTTCCGCTGATCGACGAGGCCGCCGAGCTGATCGGCGAACGCATCGACCCCGAGCGGGCCCGCGCCGAGGCCGAGGCGGAGGCGCAGCAGCGTGCCGAGATCGCCTACGCCCGCGACTCCATGCAGGCCTCCGGCGCCGGCGGCGGGATGGTCTCGGCCGAGACCCTGGCCGCCCGGTTCGCCGACACGGGGCCCGTGCTCACCACTGCCGAGCGCGCCGCGTCCGACCGCTCGTGGACGTACGGCCACATCGTGGTCGACGAGGCGCAGGAGCTGTCCGCGATGGCGTGGCGCGTGCTGCTCCGCCGCTGCCCCAGCCGGTCCTTCACGGTCGTCGGCGACACCGGTCAGACGTCCTCCGGCGCGGGCGCCGACCGGTGGTCGGACGTGTTCGACGCCGTCGTCCGCGGGAGCTGGCGCCAGGCCGAGCTGACGATCAACTACCGCACGCCCGCGAGCGTGATGGACGCGGCGACCGCGGTCCTGCGCGCCGCGGCCGAACGCGACGGCGTGGAGCTCACCGCCTCGCCCGTCGTCTCGGCGCGCGACCTGGACGGAGCGCTCCGTATCTCCGAGGGGACGGTCGAGGACGAGGTGGCGCGCTCGCGGGAGCTCGGCGGCACGACGGCGGTCATCGCCCCGCGCGCACAGCTGGCCGGGCTGCGGGAGCGCCTCGGTGTCACCGGGACCGTCGACCTCACCGCCCCGGTGGTCGTGCTCGACCCGGTCGCGGCCAAGGGACTGGAGTTCGACGCCGTGGTGGCGCTCGACGTCGGCAGCATGGCTCGGGGTGACGCGTACGTCGCGATGACCCGTCCCACCAGGAGCCTCACGCTCGTGGGCAACCAGCCCGTGGGACTGCCCGGCTCCTGATTTGGGCGCCCGGCGCGGCGGGGTGACAATGGGCACGTGCCTCGCGCCCTGCTTCTCGAGAACATCCACCCGCTCGCCGTGTCGCTCCTGGAGGACGCCGGCTACGACGTGACGACCGCCAAGGGCGCGCTCGACGAGTCCGAGCTCGCCGCCGCGCTCGAGGGGGTGTCCGTCCTCGGCATCCGGTCCAAGACCCAGGTGACCGCCGCGGTCCTCGCGGAGTCCTCCCTCGACGCCGTCGGAGCCTTCTGCATCGGGACCAACCAGATCGACCTGACGGCCGCGGCGGACGCCGGCGTCGCCGTCTTCAACGCACCGTTCTCCAACACGCGCTCCGTCGTCGAGCTCGCGGTGGGCGAGATCATCGCGCTCACGCGCCGCCTCACGGTGCAGAACTCCTCGCTCCACAAGGGCGTCTGGAACAAGTCCGCCGACGGCGCGCACGAGGTGCGTGGTCGCACGCTCGGCATCGTGGGCTACGGCAACATCGGGA
This window harbors:
- a CDS encoding spermidine synthase yields the protein MARRRQLPAHLPEGQRSIDTGTVELEGDPDRPGGVMVYVNGVESSYVDLDDPRHLEFEYMQQMLLAMEDVLADPAPRILHLGGAACAFARTIHALQPQARQLVVELDGALARFAREWFDLPRSPALRIRVGEARESLEAMAGSWDVVVRDAFAGARVPEHLTTVEFLAHVEAHLAPDGLYLGNLVDTPPLPVARREVATAREVFAHVALAVEPPILKGRRFGNLVVVASQQPLDEARLTRRLLALPAPVRLVVGKELDTFAGTAAPLRDGEPVVAPAPLRDGPPLDGATADGATADGATADGAAVGEPVA
- a CDS encoding cold-shock protein, encoding MAQGTVKWFNAEKGYGFIAQDGGGADVFVHYSAIESDGYRSLEEAQRVEFEITQGPKGPQAENVHAI
- a CDS encoding proteasome assembly chaperone family protein, producing MEPSSMYRWDLDEVEHGVRPGGDGTPVAPERDDATAAPGATSPEIAPGPDPRPTAATDDRAVADVVFGAEHVSRPRHVPTTLDGARASVLVHAMRGGMDAGSAGSLVASHLLASHPTTRVATFDIDELMDYRSRRPTMTFSSPRYTDYDDPVLALDHVATPQGGVLLLHGPEPDLRWEAFSRAVREIVERLGVSTTVGVHGVPMGVPHTRPIGVTAHASREELVDPQPDIFGTVQIPGSASALVEYRLGQWGHDAMGFAVHVPHYLAQAQYPAAASELVRSISRVTGEELDTSALDEAAAVVAVEVDRQIADSPDVAALVEALENQYDAFQEAAGRSLLASTEVPSADELGAQFEAFLAEQADSDREDDGGGSAGR
- a CDS encoding HelD family protein → MDGPGDQGETDVVAAQLQQEQLVVDDVYARLDALREQASAQLQQVRATSVGGSHQARSERDSFSTLYADRLATYDAVEQRLLFGRIDLREDDDEKLSSRYVGRIGLSDADHTPVLTDWRAPAARPFYQATAARPGGVVRRRHVATRGRVVTGIEDDVLDVDQLDDDTRAGLAGEGALLAALGAHRTGRMHDIVATIQSEQDEIIRSDVEGVLVVQGGPGTGKTAVALHRAAYLLYAHRERLARSGVLMVGPSDAFLTYIERVLPALGETGVVSTTMASLLPDVVASAPEDPAVARVKGRAAMAGVISRAVAARQRVPAETITVRVGSHELEIRPDDVAAARSRARRAHQPHNGARTVFVRTMLSTLARQYAAQLGSDVSGEDLAGITEDIRSERDVRVHLNLAWMPLTPEGLVRDLWSKPHRLLEAAPSMSRADRALLQRDRGAPWTEADVPLIDEAAELIGERIDPERARAEAEAEAQQRAEIAYARDSMQASGAGGGMVSAETLAARFADTGPVLTTAERAASDRSWTYGHIVVDEAQELSAMAWRVLLRRCPSRSFTVVGDTGQTSSGAGADRWSDVFDAVVRGSWRQAELTINYRTPASVMDAATAVLRAAAERDGVELTASPVVSARDLDGALRISEGTVEDEVARSRELGGTTAVIAPRAQLAGLRERLGVTGTVDLTAPVVVLDPVAAKGLEFDAVVALDVGSMARGDAYVAMTRPTRSLTLVGNQPVGLPGS